One part of the Alistipes onderdonkii genome encodes these proteins:
- the dnaG gene encoding DNA primase, with product MIPEYVIDQILSKDIVSIIGGEGVSLKRAGVNYECCCPFHKEKTPSFKVSPVKGIFTCFGCSAKGNAISFVMMLYNMTFPEAVEYLAKKLNIEYKAEELTPEQKEARFRRSRIFEINQIALEYFRESYKQSLPAQKYATKERGFKEETIDNMLIGFAPYKGGFREYATQKGYKEQLLIDADLVRRSERDGSLYDTFRGRLMFTIRDRTGNIVGFSGRLMDKENPKKLPKYINTGDTAVYKKGEHLFAYFESARQAAAVRTMNLVEGNPDAIRMHQIGVDNTVAPLGTALTPKQIELIKKVADTVIIIGDMDDAGQKAVVKNAETMLREGLAVRVMEIKDNYKDPDDYFRQYSKGYEELLSNSTTDFIPWLCAHKMEGKNSQTEQIAVISEVCQLLALCRDESTVNMYLDMFAREYKNRKIWTAELQKIQLERERAQRKKEESYSEDMISEYGFYISHNSYYGAGRGNADVRWSNFILEPIVHVKDDQNARRLFRMRNDKGEEAVIKLDQRSLVSFADFRIRTESKGNYIWEAGQGELTKLKKYLFDGTPSADEIKQLGWQKRHQIYAWGNGAMDEGHFVKANDFGLVNVRGQLFYLPGCSKDTADDPQSYQFQRRFVYAITNDITLNDYATRLIEVFGDNAKVGLCFLIASLFRDLVVNVTTSFPILNLFGPKGSGKSELAHSLTSFFIPSYIAPNINNTTKAALAEAVAEVSNAIVHIDEYKNTLDIEKREFLKGLWDGAGRSRMNMDNDKKRETTAVDCGVILSGQEMPTADIALFSRLVFLTFSKTTFSDDEKRRYNELKLIEKRGLTHLTGELLKHRNQFRSNYRHMYDETAADFSVAFVGKIIEDRTFRNWVSITAAFRSIEHLLHLPFTYTEILPMVTRMCETQNLKTNENNELAGFWETVDILASSGKIWIGVDYHIKASTKKGIPIKESKTPLELPEGARYLSVSFLRISQLYAKESRDSESKKIPRDSLKYYLEHSREFLGTKKAERFKVIQNPTGFVPAGDAATGRTTTAMLFDYKMICENYGIDLDTSRSYTDNPDEQDDPEPFTPTQLSF from the coding sequence ATGATACCTGAATACGTCATAGACCAAATACTATCCAAAGACATCGTCTCTATAATCGGGGGCGAAGGAGTAAGTCTGAAGAGGGCCGGCGTCAATTACGAATGCTGCTGTCCCTTTCACAAGGAAAAGACACCTTCGTTCAAAGTGTCCCCGGTAAAGGGAATCTTCACCTGCTTCGGATGTAGTGCGAAAGGCAATGCCATATCTTTCGTGATGATGCTCTACAACATGACGTTCCCCGAAGCGGTGGAGTATTTGGCAAAAAAACTCAACATCGAATATAAGGCCGAGGAGCTGACTCCTGAGCAAAAAGAGGCCCGGTTCCGCCGTTCTCGTATTTTCGAAATCAATCAGATTGCCCTCGAATATTTCCGTGAAAGTTACAAGCAATCACTCCCAGCCCAAAAATACGCAACAAAGGAGCGAGGGTTCAAAGAGGAGACGATCGACAATATGCTGATCGGCTTCGCCCCGTACAAAGGCGGATTCCGCGAATATGCCACACAAAAAGGGTACAAGGAGCAACTACTGATCGACGCTGACCTCGTCCGCCGAAGCGAACGCGACGGCTCCCTGTACGATACTTTCCGCGGGCGGCTGATGTTCACCATACGCGACCGGACAGGAAACATCGTCGGCTTCTCCGGTCGTCTTATGGATAAGGAGAACCCCAAAAAGCTCCCGAAATACATCAACACGGGTGACACGGCGGTCTACAAAAAAGGTGAGCATCTGTTCGCATACTTCGAGTCGGCACGTCAGGCTGCGGCCGTCCGCACAATGAATCTCGTCGAGGGGAATCCCGACGCTATCCGCATGCACCAGATCGGCGTAGACAATACGGTCGCCCCGCTCGGCACTGCCCTCACACCAAAGCAGATCGAACTCATAAAGAAGGTCGCCGACACCGTAATCATCATCGGAGACATGGATGATGCCGGGCAGAAGGCCGTTGTCAAAAACGCCGAAACCATGCTCCGCGAAGGGCTGGCCGTGCGGGTCATGGAAATCAAAGACAACTACAAAGACCCTGACGATTATTTCCGGCAATATTCAAAGGGGTACGAAGAATTGTTGAGCAATTCCACAACAGACTTTATCCCGTGGCTCTGCGCTCACAAAATGGAAGGCAAGAACTCCCAGACCGAGCAGATCGCCGTCATATCCGAAGTTTGTCAGCTCTTGGCTCTATGCCGCGACGAAAGTACGGTCAACATGTATCTGGACATGTTCGCGCGTGAGTACAAGAACCGCAAGATATGGACGGCAGAGCTACAAAAAATCCAACTCGAACGGGAACGAGCGCAGCGAAAAAAGGAAGAAAGCTATTCCGAGGACATGATTTCGGAATACGGGTTCTATATCTCACACAATAGTTATTACGGTGCCGGACGAGGAAATGCCGATGTCCGCTGGTCGAACTTCATCCTCGAACCGATCGTCCATGTCAAAGACGACCAGAACGCCCGGCGTCTGTTCCGGATGCGGAACGACAAAGGAGAGGAAGCAGTCATCAAACTCGATCAGCGTTCGCTCGTATCGTTTGCCGACTTCCGCATCCGTACGGAATCGAAAGGCAACTACATCTGGGAAGCCGGACAGGGCGAACTGACCAAACTCAAAAAATACCTGTTCGACGGGACTCCCTCAGCCGACGAAATCAAACAGCTCGGATGGCAGAAACGGCACCAAATATACGCATGGGGAAACGGCGCAATGGATGAAGGGCACTTCGTCAAAGCTAATGATTTCGGCTTGGTGAACGTCCGCGGGCAGCTTTTCTATTTGCCGGGATGTTCCAAAGATACGGCAGACGATCCGCAAAGCTACCAATTTCAGCGGCGCTTCGTCTATGCAATTACCAATGACATAACGCTCAACGACTACGCGACACGACTCATCGAGGTGTTCGGCGATAATGCGAAGGTCGGACTCTGCTTCCTGATCGCGTCGCTCTTCCGGGATCTCGTCGTGAATGTCACGACATCATTCCCGATTCTGAACCTCTTCGGCCCCAAAGGTTCGGGGAAATCCGAACTCGCCCACTCGCTGACATCGTTTTTTATCCCGTCCTATATAGCGCCGAACATCAACAATACGACGAAAGCGGCGCTTGCCGAGGCCGTGGCCGAGGTGTCTAATGCGATCGTCCACATCGACGAGTACAAAAACACGCTCGACATCGAGAAACGGGAATTCCTGAAGGGCTTATGGGACGGTGCCGGCCGCTCCCGCATGAACATGGACAACGATAAAAAGCGGGAAACTACGGCCGTGGATTGCGGCGTGATACTGAGCGGGCAAGAAATGCCGACAGCAGACATTGCTCTTTTTTCCCGACTGGTATTTCTCACCTTCTCCAAGACGACCTTTTCCGATGACGAGAAAAGGAGGTACAACGAACTCAAGCTGATCGAAAAGCGCGGCCTGACCCACCTAACTGGGGAGCTGCTCAAGCACCGCAATCAGTTCCGCAGTAATTACCGCCACATGTACGACGAAACCGCCGCCGACTTCTCCGTGGCATTCGTAGGCAAAATCATCGAGGATCGCACCTTCAGGAACTGGGTGTCGATCACCGCGGCTTTCCGCAGCATCGAGCATCTGCTTCACCTGCCTTTCACATACACCGAAATACTCCCAATGGTCACAAGGATGTGCGAAACGCAGAATCTCAAGACCAACGAAAACAACGAACTCGCCGGATTCTGGGAAACGGTCGATATCCTTGCATCATCCGGAAAAATATGGATCGGCGTGGACTACCACATCAAAGCGTCCACGAAAAAAGGAATTCCGATCAAAGAATCAAAAACGCCACTGGAGCTACCGGAAGGGGCACGCTACCTATCCGTATCATTCCTCCGTATATCGCAGCTATACGCCAAGGAAAGCCGAGATTCCGAAAGCAAAAAGATACCCCGTGACTCGCTGAAATACTATCTGGAACATAGCCGGGAATTCCTCGGCACAAAAAAGGCCGAGCGTTTCAAAGTCATCCAGAACCCGACAGGATTCGTCCCGGCCGGAGACGCAGCTACAGGGCGAACAACAACGGCAATGCTCTTCGACTACAAAATGATCTGCGAGAATTACGGCATCGACCTCGACACCTCACGGAGTTACACAGACAATCCAGACGAACAAGACGATCCGGAACCTTTCACCCCTACGCAACTATCATTTTAA
- a CDS encoding transcriptional regulator, whose amino-acid sequence MQNNKSKQKQAEKETPTNWQRIEMVIQQSKMTANAFARHIGLPRGENLYQIKKGNNGISLDVATRICQHYPEIDKLWLLTGDGQMLRDDAPAGPWANIGTPNSEAFIGFAAALILPELVNKPECRDPYTMAVEHAKKLMAALAKKGGEQ is encoded by the coding sequence ATGCAAAACAACAAATCAAAACAGAAACAGGCGGAAAAAGAAACCCCGACTAACTGGCAGCGCATCGAAATGGTCATCCAACAATCGAAAATGACCGCTAACGCATTCGCACGACACATCGGCTTGCCCCGCGGTGAAAACCTTTATCAGATCAAAAAGGGAAATAATGGAATCTCGCTCGATGTAGCCACCCGCATCTGCCAACATTACCCCGAAATCGACAAGCTCTGGTTGCTGACGGGCGACGGACAGATGCTCCGCGATGACGCGCCCGCCGGGCCGTGGGCGAATATCGGAACGCCGAACAGCGAGGCATTTATAGGCTTTGCGGCGGCGCTGATACTCCCGGAGTTAGTGAATAAACCCGAATGCCGCGACCCCTATACTATGGCCGTGGAGCATGCAAAAAAACTTATGGCGGCACTTGCAAAGAAAGGAGGGGAACAATGA
- a CDS encoding DNA adenine methylase: protein MSGNNSKKIAFNYFGGKFSFIEYLYENFPPKFTHLVDLFAGSMVVSLNYRGNVIRTANEINGEITNFFEQLREHEDELIRMLELTPCSELEYRKCWGGAEGITDLERARRFYVRVRQSFFGLGVQRQNKGWHMSKQHVNAQGGETVSRWKNGVEKLHEVAQEIRRNFQIINSDFSAAIDKLDFPEAFFYCDPPYPLESRGSKHKGGDYLFDFTDADHERLAWKLHQIKGFAMVSGYDCLLMDYLYDDWHKIKFPMKRNNIRSNIVNGSGTLMQECIWCNYEIPVRNQNLFLHETAYSI, encoded by the coding sequence ATGAGCGGCAACAATAGCAAAAAGATAGCCTTCAACTACTTCGGTGGCAAGTTTTCTTTTATAGAATATCTCTACGAGAATTTTCCACCGAAGTTCACTCACCTCGTCGATCTCTTCGCGGGATCGATGGTCGTATCATTGAACTACCGAGGCAATGTCATTCGGACAGCCAACGAAATAAACGGCGAAATAACCAACTTCTTCGAGCAGCTCCGCGAACATGAAGATGAACTCATCCGGATGTTAGAACTGACTCCATGCTCTGAACTCGAATACCGGAAATGCTGGGGGGGGGCTGAAGGAATCACAGACCTTGAACGCGCTCGACGGTTCTATGTCCGTGTGCGGCAGTCGTTCTTCGGACTGGGTGTGCAACGACAAAATAAAGGGTGGCACATGTCCAAACAACACGTGAACGCACAGGGAGGAGAAACAGTCAGCCGATGGAAAAACGGAGTTGAGAAACTTCATGAAGTAGCGCAGGAAATCCGCCGCAACTTCCAGATCATCAACAGCGACTTCTCTGCCGCAATCGACAAGCTCGACTTTCCGGAGGCATTTTTTTATTGCGACCCACCGTATCCTTTGGAAAGCCGCGGGAGTAAACATAAGGGTGGAGACTACCTGTTCGACTTTACGGATGCAGATCACGAACGGCTGGCTTGGAAACTTCATCAAATAAAAGGATTCGCAATGGTCAGTGGATATGATTGCCTGCTTATGGATTATCTCTATGATGATTGGCATAAAATCAAATTCCCGATGAAACGTAACAACATCCGCTCTAACATCGTCAATGGCAGCGGTACGCTCATGCAGGAGTGTATTTGGTGCAACTATGAAATACCGGTTCGAAATCAAAATTTATTTTTACATGAAACCGCTTACTCTATCTGA
- a CDS encoding phosphoadenosine phosphosulfate reductase family protein, with product METFVAYCKEHDRTPYVSFSGGLNSTVLLDLARRFVDPNMKGVFCSTGNEYPEIVRFVRHTDNIEIIHPAMPPREVMARYGFPLVSKEQAQAVRNIRTTNSDKLRTYRLYGDGVRRAGVLSEKWRYLISEPYMTSEKCCEILKKRPFRKFNAQTQSLGMVGTMADESKLRQTMYVRRGGCNVFSDNPRKVHSAPLSIWTAADCRDYIHRFDIPYCPIYDIPGITRTGCVFCGFGAHLGGGGRRFHILYTLHPKLYQMAMNYTNNGYTLRYALRRMGVQLPDEHPELF from the coding sequence ATGGAAACGTTCGTTGCCTACTGCAAAGAGCACGACCGCACGCCCTACGTATCATTTTCCGGCGGACTAAACTCAACCGTCCTGCTCGACTTGGCTCGCCGGTTCGTCGATCCTAACATGAAGGGCGTGTTCTGCTCAACAGGTAACGAATACCCGGAAATCGTCCGGTTCGTGCGGCATACGGATAACATCGAGATCATCCACCCGGCCATGCCCCCACGCGAGGTCATGGCCCGATATGGGTTTCCTCTTGTAAGCAAAGAGCAGGCGCAAGCTGTCCGAAATATTCGGACGACCAACAGCGACAAATTACGGACATATAGGCTCTACGGCGACGGAGTACGCCGGGCCGGCGTACTCTCAGAAAAATGGCGCTACCTGATAAGTGAGCCTTATATGACCTCGGAAAAGTGTTGCGAAATACTGAAAAAGCGGCCTTTCCGCAAATTCAACGCCCAAACACAGAGCCTTGGGATGGTCGGCACGATGGCCGACGAAAGCAAACTGCGGCAAACCATGTATGTCCGTCGCGGCGGGTGCAACGTCTTTTCGGATAATCCCCGCAAGGTTCACAGCGCCCCGCTGTCGATCTGGACTGCCGCGGACTGCCGGGACTACATTCACAGATTCGACATACCCTATTGCCCGATTTACGACATACCGGGCATTACCCGAACCGGCTGCGTATTCTGCGGGTTCGGCGCACACCTCGGAGGGGGGGGGAGGCGCTTTCACATACTGTACACTCTACATCCGAAACTCTACCAAATGGCAATGAACTACACCAACAACGGCTACACGCTACGCTATGCCCTTCGGCGGATGGGCGTGCAGCTACCAGACGAACATCCCGAACTATTCTAA
- a CDS encoding DNA cytosine methyltransferase translates to MAIKVIYIDLFCGAGGTSTGVHFARHAGDPCAKVIACVNHDANAIASHAANHPDALHYTEDIRTLELGPLAAHAARMRRQYPDAFVVLWASLECTNFSRAKGGLPRDADSRTLAEHLFRYIEALNPDYIQIENEEEFMSWGDLDERGKPVSRDAGRLYRKWIDNVRGYGYDFGHRILNAADFGAYTSRRRFFGIFARRGLPIVFPKPTHTKNPAQGDLFGQQLRKWRPVREVLDLEDEGESIFDRKRSLVEASLARIHAGLVKFVAGGREAFLVKYNSMNQSGKYVAPGIDEPCPTVATQNRLGVAKVYYLCKHFGGSPEGKCTAVDAPAGAITCRDHHAFVSAYYGNGFNSSIERPSPTVTTKDRFQLVRPFFANYYSGGGQTSGTDGPAPAVMTNPKQRLVTPWIMNTNFSNVGSSLDAPAQTVTANRKWQYLMNPQFASAGTATDRPCFTLIARMDKRPPRLVTAEADGEELPSFIRLEDETLVYEIYPEDTPMLVQIKEFMALYGLVDIRMRMLRIPELKRIMGFPENYVLIGTQEEQKKFIGNAVEVNMARVLCEALVAKLYELNIVPQRFAA, encoded by the coding sequence ATGGCAATCAAAGTTATATACATCGACCTTTTCTGCGGTGCGGGCGGCACCTCGACCGGGGTACACTTTGCGCGGCATGCCGGAGATCCTTGCGCCAAGGTGATCGCCTGCGTCAACCACGATGCGAATGCTATCGCTTCGCACGCTGCCAACCACCCCGACGCGCTACACTACACGGAGGACATCCGTACGCTGGAGTTGGGGCCGCTCGCGGCCCATGCGGCCCGGATGCGCCGCCAGTATCCGGATGCCTTCGTCGTCCTCTGGGCCTCGCTGGAGTGTACGAACTTCTCGCGGGCCAAAGGCGGCCTTCCGCGCGACGCCGACAGCCGCACGCTGGCCGAACACCTGTTCCGCTACATCGAGGCGCTGAACCCCGACTACATCCAAATCGAGAACGAGGAGGAGTTTATGTCGTGGGGCGATCTGGACGAGAGGGGCAAGCCCGTCAGCAGGGATGCCGGGCGACTGTACCGGAAATGGATCGACAACGTGCGGGGCTACGGGTACGACTTCGGCCACCGCATCCTGAACGCCGCCGACTTCGGGGCGTACACTTCCCGCCGGCGGTTCTTCGGGATCTTCGCCCGCCGCGGCCTTCCGATCGTCTTTCCGAAACCGACTCACACCAAGAACCCGGCACAGGGCGACCTGTTCGGCCAGCAGCTTCGCAAGTGGCGGCCAGTGCGGGAAGTCCTCGACCTTGAGGACGAGGGCGAGTCGATCTTCGACCGGAAGCGGTCGCTCGTGGAGGCATCGCTTGCCCGCATCCACGCGGGGCTGGTGAAGTTCGTCGCCGGCGGGCGCGAAGCGTTCCTCGTCAAATACAACTCGATGAACCAGTCCGGGAAGTATGTCGCACCCGGCATCGACGAACCGTGCCCGACCGTGGCGACGCAGAACCGTCTCGGCGTAGCCAAGGTGTACTACCTCTGCAAGCACTTCGGCGGATCTCCGGAGGGGAAATGCACAGCCGTCGATGCGCCCGCGGGCGCGATCACCTGCCGCGATCACCACGCCTTCGTCTCGGCCTACTACGGCAACGGGTTCAACTCGTCGATCGAGCGGCCGTCACCGACGGTTACGACAAAGGATCGCTTTCAGTTGGTGCGTCCGTTCTTCGCCAACTACTATTCCGGCGGCGGCCAGACGTCAGGAACGGATGGCCCGGCTCCGGCCGTCATGACGAACCCGAAGCAGCGGCTCGTCACGCCGTGGATCATGAACACCAACTTCAGCAACGTCGGCAGTTCGCTCGATGCTCCGGCCCAGACCGTGACGGCCAACCGCAAATGGCAATACCTGATGAACCCGCAGTTCGCCTCGGCGGGTACCGCTACCGATCGGCCGTGTTTCACGCTGATCGCCCGCATGGACAAGCGGCCTCCGCGGCTGGTGACGGCCGAAGCGGACGGCGAGGAGCTGCCCTCGTTCATCAGGCTGGAGGACGAAACGTTGGTTTACGAGATTTACCCGGAAGATACGCCGATGCTGGTGCAGATAAAGGAGTTCATGGCGCTGTACGGACTGGTGGACATCCGGATGCGGATGCTTCGTATCCCGGAACTGAAGCGGATCATGGGCTTCCCGGAGAACTACGTACTGATCGGCACGCAGGAAGAGCAGAAAAAATTTATCGGCAACGCCGTCGAAGTGAACATGGCACGGGTTCTCTGCGAGGCGCTGGTGGCGAAACTTTACGAGTTGAACATCGTGCCGCAGCGGTTTGCGGCGTAA
- a CDS encoding S49 family peptidase, whose translation MKRLITPENNVKLALELRRGRWLVHDISTLIPTAISLLQQQDILLQAAEREFDIMLYDVDARAVSANAARSGDPCVAVIPISGTITKYDSCGTIGTATYAQALLAAAADTNVVACVLDIDSGGGNSTAVPLMLDAIRKFKATGKPLLAHADFCASAAYWIAAQCDAVYCDNAITSEVGSIGAYTYFIDDREALEKSGQKVHEIYAEESSDKNLAYRQALTGEYTLIRMRLSHLVAAFHADVKAGRQALRADAPGVLTGATFFADKAIENGLADGIATLQECVDHAFIRASIHS comes from the coding sequence ATGAAACGCCTGATCACCCCGGAGAACAACGTCAAGCTGGCCCTCGAACTGCGCCGCGGTCGTTGGCTCGTTCACGATATTTCCACTCTCATACCAACGGCCATTTCGCTGCTTCAGCAGCAGGACATTCTACTCCAAGCTGCCGAGCGAGAATTCGACATCATGCTTTACGATGTAGATGCCCGCGCCGTTTCCGCGAATGCCGCCAGAAGCGGCGACCCCTGCGTTGCTGTGATCCCAATATCCGGCACGATTACCAAATACGACTCCTGCGGAACGATCGGAACTGCCACATATGCACAGGCCCTTCTCGCTGCTGCGGCTGACACAAACGTCGTTGCCTGCGTTCTCGACATTGACTCCGGCGGCGGGAATTCGACGGCTGTTCCCTTGATGTTGGATGCGATCCGCAAATTCAAAGCCACAGGGAAGCCTCTGCTCGCACATGCCGATTTTTGCGCGTCAGCAGCTTATTGGATCGCCGCACAATGCGACGCAGTCTATTGCGACAACGCCATCACATCGGAAGTAGGGTCAATCGGCGCATATACATATTTCATCGATGACCGAGAGGCATTGGAGAAGTCCGGACAAAAGGTTCACGAGATATACGCGGAAGAGTCATCCGACAAAAACCTCGCATACCGCCAAGCACTCACCGGAGAGTACACGCTGATCCGCATGCGCCTGTCTCATTTGGTCGCCGCGTTCCATGCCGACGTCAAAGCGGGCCGGCAAGCCCTCCGGGCCGACGCGCCGGGAGTACTGACCGGCGCGACTTTCTTCGCAGACAAGGCTATCGAAAACGGCCTTGCCGACGGCATCGCCACTTTACAGGAATGCGTCGATCACGCCTTTATCCGCGCAAGTATTCACTCATAA
- a CDS encoding DNA adenine methylase gives MKNYTSAPLPFMGQKKRFIREFRKALREFDHATVFVDLFGGSGLLSHVTKRERPDARVIYNDFDDYHVRLENIKRTNALLHDIRSIVGDYPTAKRLTPQMRTTILDTVRSAEKTGYVDYITLSSSLLFSSKYVTDYTELQNAGLYNNLRASDYTCEGYLDGIEVVHADYRELFNQYKDIPGVVFLVDPPYLSTEVGVYKCRWRLSDYLDVLTLLSSTSYFYFTSNKSSIIELCEWISEAKVNANPFLNAVRKEMGAQLNYNSRYTDIMIYRR, from the coding sequence ATGAAAAACTACACATCGGCCCCTCTGCCGTTCATGGGCCAAAAGAAACGCTTTATCCGCGAATTCCGCAAGGCACTCCGGGAGTTCGATCACGCTACGGTATTCGTGGATCTCTTCGGCGGCAGCGGCCTACTCTCGCATGTCACCAAACGGGAGCGACCTGATGCCCGCGTTATCTACAACGACTTCGACGACTACCATGTACGTCTGGAGAACATCAAACGCACAAACGCACTACTCCATGATATCCGTTCGATCGTAGGTGATTACCCTACGGCCAAGAGACTGACGCCTCAAATGCGAACAACGATACTCGACACAGTACGGTCGGCCGAAAAGACCGGCTATGTCGATTATATAACACTTTCGTCTTCGCTGCTGTTCTCATCCAAATACGTGACAGACTATACGGAACTTCAAAATGCTGGGTTATATAATAACCTGCGGGCATCAGACTACACCTGTGAAGGATATCTCGACGGGATCGAGGTTGTTCACGCCGATTATCGGGAATTGTTCAATCAATACAAGGATATCCCCGGTGTCGTATTCCTTGTCGATCCACCCTACCTATCGACCGAGGTAGGGGTATATAAATGCCGGTGGCGGCTATCCGACTATCTCGACGTGCTGACCCTGCTTTCGAGTACATCCTACTTCTATTTCACCTCCAACAAATCCTCGATCATTGAACTATGCGAGTGGATCTCCGAGGCAAAGGTCAATGCGAATCCATTCCTTAACGCAGTGCGGAAAGAAATGGGAGCGCAGTTGAATTACAATTCCAGATACACGGACATTATGATTTATCGACGCTGA